In Chitinophaga sp. H8, the sequence AGGCACACTTGCAGCTGCCGGAAAAGGTATTGCAGTTTGGCACTGGTGTATTGCTACGGGGATTACCTGACTATTTTATAGATAAGGCTAATAAAGCAGGTTTATTCAATGGCAGGGTGGTAGTGGTGAAATCTACCGGTGGTGGTGCTGCGGATTTTGACGGGCAGGACAATTTGTATACCCTGTGCATCCGTGGTGTTGCAGGTGGGGAGCAGGTAACAGAAAACTGGATCAATGCAGCTATCAGCAGGGTATTGTCTGCCGGAGAACATTGGCAACAAATCCTTGCCTGTGCGCATAGTGCAGCAATGGAAGTGGTGATCTCTAACACGACAGAGGTAGGGATTACCCTGAGTGATGATGATATTTTTGCAGCGCCGCCCGCCTCTTTTCCAGGTAAGCTGCTGGCATTTCTGTATGAGCGTTTCCGGCACTTTAAAGGAGATGCTGAAAAAGGCATGGTAATTATCCCCGCGGAGCTGATTCCTGACAACGGTACCAAACTGAAGGAAATAGTGCTGGAGCTGGCTACCCGTAATAAACTGGAAGCTGCTTTCATTACCTGGCTGAATACGGCCAATCATTTCTGTAATTCGCTGGTAGACCGTATTGTGCCAGGCAGGCTTCCTGCTGAGGAGCAGGCCAATGTTGAAAAAGAGCTGGGATATACGGATGGGTTGATGATCATGGCGGAGGCTTATCGCCTGTGGGCCATTGAAACAGACAGTGAAAAGGTGAAGGCGGTATTGTCATTCAATGAGGCTGATGAAGGCGTAGTGATCGTGCCGGATATCAATTTATTCCGGGAGCTGAAATTGCGCTTGTTGAACGGATCGCATACGCTGAGCTGCGGACTCGCAGTATTGGCAGGATTTGATACGGTGAAAGATGCGATGGACGATCCGGAGATGGAGGGATATATCCGTGCATTGCTCCGGCAGGAGCTGGTACCTGCTATTACCGACCTGTATATACGGGAAGAAACTGCGATGACATTTGCGGAAGCAGTGCTTGACCGTTTCCGTAATCCGTATATTGCCCACCGTTGGCTGGCCATTACGATGCAGTATACTTCCAAAATGAAAATGCGGGATGTACCTGTTTTACTGAAGCATTACCAGCGTACTCAGGAAGTGCCCCGGTTAATAGCCTTAGGGTTTGCTGCGCACCTGTTATTTATGCGCAGCCGTAAGGATACCAGCGGACAATATACCGGTGAGGTCAATGGCCAGACATACCTGATACAGGATGATTTCGCAGCCTGGTACCATGATAAATGGCAAAGGCTGGAACCAGCAGTACTGGTAAAAGAAGTACTTGGTGATACTGCCGTATGGGGAACTGATCTGACAGCCGTTAAAGGATTTGCCCATACCGTGACGGTATTGCTGGGTGATATGTTGAGGGAAGGGGCGCGTGCTATGCTTTCAGGCTCTTTACGGGATTCATCAATGCCGCTTTGATACTTTGAAAACCTACGGTAAGGATGGCGATGCCAATCGTTAGCAAGCCTGCCAGCACAAATACCCACCATGCGATCTCTGTTTTATAGACGAAGCCCTGGAGCCACCGGTTCATCGTATACCAGGCTATTGGAAAAGCGATCAGTAAGGCCATAGCTACTGGCTTCAGGAAATCAGTAGATAACAGTAAAATGATATTGGGCACAGAGGCACCTAATGTTTTGCGTACACCTATTTCTTTGGTACGCTGTGCTGCGGTAAACATGGCCAGTCCAAATAAGCCAAGACAAGAAATGAAGATAGCCAGGAATGCAAAGTAATTAGCCAGTTTGCTCACTACCTGCTCGTTTTTGTATAGTTTGGTATATTCCTGATCAGAAAACTGGTAAGAGAAGGGAATACCCGGATTGATGGTTTTACAGAGCTTTTCCAGGGCCGCCAGCGTTGTCTGTGTTTTACCAGCGGTGGTGCGTACCAGCAAAGTACCCCATTTAGGGCTGGTATCCAGCCGGATAAATAATGGTTCAATCGCATCGTGCATAGAGCTGAAATGAAAATCTTTCAATACCCCGATGATCTCACCTTTGTCGGTACCCCAGATGAAAGGTTTACCGATGGGGTCCGTATATCCTATCTTTTTAACTGCTGTTTCATTTAAAATATAGTTGGCAGAATCGGCCCCAAATTCGCGGGAGAAATCACGCCCTGCCAGTAATCTGAGGTCCAGGGTTTTTACAAAATCATAGCCCACCACCGCATCAGAAAAAAGCACTTCCTGGCTGGGGTCTTTACCTACCCAGCCAATATCACCTCTTGAATGACTGATCACTGTAGGCGTTTCACGCATTTTTGAAATGGACACGATGCCAGGCAGCTTGCCGGCTTCTTCTTTCAGCAGGTCGTATTTGTTGATCAGCCCGCCTTCCATTGGAATATAAAGCAGGTTTTCCCGGTTATAGCCGAGGTTTTTAGTTTGTACATAATCCAGCTGTTGGTAAATGATTATCATGCCTACGATCAGTATGGCAGACAAAGCAAACTGGAATACCACCAGGCTCTTACGGAAAAATGTTGCCCCGGTACTGAATTTCAGGTTGCCTTTTAATACTTTGACCGGATTGAGAGATGAAAGAAAAAACGCAGGATAACTGCCTGCCACCAATCCGGTGATAACCATCAGCCCCAGCAGGAGGGCCCAGAAAGCAGGTTGGGTGGTGGGTAACAGCAGCTGTTTGCCGGTGAGTGTATTAAATGCCGGCAGCAGTAATACTACCAGTGCTATTGCAATCATTACGGAACAGAGTGTGAGCAGGATCGCTTCACATACAAACTGCAACATCAGCGTACGACGTACGGCGCCTACTACTTTTCTTACGCCTACTTCCTTAGCCCGCTGGGTAGCTCCCGCAGTGGCCAGGTTCATAAAATTAATACAGGCTATCAGCAGGATGAAAACAGCTACCAGGCTAAAGAGATGTACGTATGCTATACGGCCACCATCGATCTTCCCGTTTTGAAAAGTAGCATGAAGATATTTTTCAGGAAAGGGTTGTAGGCCCAATTCGGTAAATGCTTCCTTATGTTGGGACTTATAGCTGGCAAGAAAGCCTTTGATCTTGGCCGCTACTTTAGCAGGATCTGTACCCTGGTGCAATTGCAGATAGGTAGCAGGGTTTGCGCTCCCCCAGTTACTTACCCAGCTATTCGCCTTTGTGTAGTCCTGCCAGTTTCTCAGAAAATCAAATTGTTGGGAAGAATAGGCTGGTACATTTTCAAAAATTGCTGTTACAGTAAGGTCTTCTTTGTTTTCATACCGGATAGTTTGTCCAATCGCTCTTTCCGGACTACCAAAGAATTGTGCTGCCATTTTACGGGAAATAGCAATACCTCCGGGTACGTTCAAAGCGGTTGCGGGCGTACCTTGTAACAATGGATAACTGAACATCTTCAGGAAGTCTTCCCCCACGTAGGCCCCTTCCACCTTAAACAATTGCCCGTTTGCTGAAAAGATACGGGGAAAGGAGCTTTCCATACTGCTGGCATATGTTACTTCCGGGACCATTCTTTTTAATTCATTGGCCAACAGGCCTTGTGTAAGGTAAGTGCCTTCGATCTTACCATCATAATGATTGATTTCATATACCTGGTAGAGTTGTGCATCGTTTGCATGAAAGCGGTCCATACTGCGTTCATCCTGTATCCAAAGGATCACCAGGAGGCTGCAAGCCAGTCCGGATGCCAGCCCGAGTATATTGATCGCCGAAAAGGCTTTGTTACGGATCAGATTCCGCCATGCTATTTTAAAATAGTTACCCAACATAAAATCCGCATTTCAGTTATTATATGTGCTGTAAATAGTATGCCATTCATCTAATGTGCTTATAAACAGAATGTTAGATGACTATTGTTATCAGGTAATGTTCATTTTCAGTACATGCATTGTTCAGTAACGAACAGGCAGTTGCCTGTTTTTTAGCAATATATTAAGAAATGATCAGGTACAGTGGATGATTAATTACCCTACTTTCATACCTGCTGCAGCGCTATTGAGGGGACCCACTTCACTATAATACGATAGCATGATAAAGTACTTTTCTTTTGCAGGATTATTGTTATTAGCCTTTGGCTGCCACACTACATCAGATAAGCCGCATACGGTTGCAACAAAGGCTACGCCTGGCCCTACGCGCCTATATGCACAGGCAGTGGGCGATTCCTTCTCGGTTTTTGTAAGTCTGCCGGAAGATTACCATCCGCAAGAGAAAAAAAGTTTTCCGGTAGTATACCTGCTGGATGCCAACTTATATTTCGATATCATGGCTACCACTATTCGTAAATATGCTGAAGTAGGTCTGGCGCCTGAAGTAATTCTGGTAGGCATTGGCTACAAGGATTTTCCGACTATGGATTCCCTGCGTAACCGGGATGATACCTATCCGCAGGCTATTCCGGAATATGAAATGTCTGTAAGCGGTGGGGCCGACAAGTTCCTATCATTCATCAATAATGAGCTGGTGCCCTATATCGATCATACTTATCAAACAGATACTACCAAACGTGTGTTGATGGGGCATTCATTAGGAGGGTATTTTACAATGTATGCCTTAGAGCAATCTTTATCAGGAAAAGCACATAAATTGCACAACTACATTGCTGCAAGTCCCTCTCTGCACTACAATAACTATTATCTGCTACATCAGCTAAAAACAAGTACTGTCCGGCAGCCGGACAATACCAAGGTATACATTACCTATGGCGGGCTGGAAAATTCGAATGATCCTGCTTCAATAACGCTGGATAGCCTGTCGGCCCAGCTGGCAGCCGTGTTTCCCAAACATGCCAATGGTGGTGTTACCTATAAATACGATATCTATTCCAGCCTTGATCATATGGATACGCAATTACCCACCTTCATTAAAGGGATGCAATGGGTGTTTGCCCCTTGAGCTGTTTACTGCGATTCATAATATTAGCTGGCAGAGAAGTTATCCTTCATGGGCTACCGGGTATTTAATCTATAGTTCTGTATTTTTGCTGTTTGGTTAATCCATTTAATCACTCATGAAAATTACATTTGAGCAATATCATCCATTCTGGAAACAGGTATTTGATGACCTGAAAAAAGAGCTGGCGCAGGAGATAGGTTTTCTGGAGCCTCAGATCGAACATATTGGCAGTACCTCTGTGGAAGGTCTGTCGGCCAAACCCATAATAGATATCCTGGTAGGTGTTAAAAATGAGGAAGATCTGGATCTTATTCCCCCGGTGCTGATGAGAAAAGATTATGTGTATTATGAAAAGTACAATAAGGAGATGCCTTACCGCCGATTTTTTGTAAAATTAAAGCAACCTCCCCAAAGCTTGTCATTGCCGGTTCATATCAGGCCTGCTGATACTATTCCTGAAGAGTTGCATAATCATGCACTTCGGGTAGCGCATATTCATGTGATGCTATTGGATACTGAACATTGGATCCGTCATATCGCTTTCCGTGATTATCTTCGCACCCATCCGGAAGTCAAAGAGGAGTATCAGCAATTGAAAGAAAAATTAAGTATACAGGAGTGGAAAGACGGTAATGAATACAATGAAGCAAAGGATGTATTCCTGAAGAGAGAAGAACAAAAAGCGATCAACTGGTATCACCAATTGCCGCGTTGACCAATCTTCCTGACATAAACTAAAAAAGTATATGAACAACATAAACCTGAGAGCAATTGCACAAAAATATGCAGGAGGAAAAAGGTTGAATGACTTTATTGAATATGGGGGTGTAGCAGCTGCTATTGAAACTATTACCGGCAATATTTATACAGGCATTAGTATTGATACCGCTTGTTCTATGGGGTTTTGTGCGGAGCATAGCGCCGTGGCGGAAATGCTGAAGCATGGAGAATGCCGGATAAAAGCTATGGTGGCAGTGGATGAAGAAGGACATGCCGTTCCGCCTTGTGGCAGATGCCGGGAGCTGATCAGTCAGCTTTCAAAGGAGAATCTGCAGACTATTGTTGAGGTCAGGGATGGCGTTTTCGTTACCTTAGCAGAGATATTACCATATGACTGGAAAGACGATTCAGGAAGAGACTGGTAAAGGCTTCCGCTATCAAATCACGATAAGCTAATAATGAGATCATGTCACTTCCTGCTAAAATAAAAGAGATCAGCGACGCACAGGAATTCAAGCAGTTTTATCTTGAGGATTCCCGCTATTCCTATTGTGAGGAGTGTAGCAATGTGGAATATTCGCATGGGAACGGATTCCTGGAAATTGTAGCTTTAGAGGATTTACAAAAGTTACATAACAAGCATATTGGGCACCAGGCACGCAGAAAGTTTTATAGCATTATTCTTTTGTCGGCAGGTGAGGTAACGGAAGTGATCGGGCATCAGAAATATCATTTTGGTCCGCAAAGCATGTATTTTATTCCTGAAAATCAGCTCCATGCTATTGAGTCCTGGAGTGAAGATATAAAGGGCATCCTCTGTATGTTTGATGCAGATTATTTTCTACTGTGTATCAAGCACCAGATCAAGCTTAACCAATTTCCCTTTTTTCAGTTGGATAAAGCCCCTTATATAAAATTATCTGACCGGGAAACTCAGATGATGCAACACCTGTTCTGGAAGCTCAGCAGTGAAAAGTGCCAGAAAAAGACTTTTAACGATGATTTACTGGTCAGAATGTTCCTTAATATTATCCTGCTGGAAGCTGAGCGGATTTATAATAGTCATACTACGGCGCAACCCTATAATCTTTCCCGGAAAGAGCAGTTGGTAGCGCAATTTCAATTGCTGGTAAACCAGCATTTTCTGGAAAAAAAACAGGTGAACGAATATGCAGGCCTGCTGCATGTACATCCCCATTATCTGAATGATGTGGTACGGGAAACTACCGGTTTTTCTGCCAGTTATTTTATACAGCAGCAGCTCATACAAGAAGCTAAATCCCATTTGCTGCAAACCAATGCCACTGTTTCTATGATCGCAGCTGCACTTAACTTTGAGGATGACTCCTACTTTGGCCGGTTTTTCAAGAAGCTGACCGGACTCACTCCCCTGCAATACCGGAAGCAGCACAAACATCAATAATATGTGATTTGTACCATTTTGCCTCCCAAAAGTGTTAGCGCAACCTTTTAGATGTAGCTAGCTTTGTTATATCAAATTAATAGTTATGACAAATGCAGTAAACAAAACGCCGGAGGTGGGAGCCATTACACTATTACAATTTTATGCAGCATGGTGTTATCCGTGTAAAATGATGATGCCGGTAATAGCATCTATACAACGGAAAAAATATGATTGGCTGAATGTTCAGCAGATTGATATTGATGCACAGGAGACAGTAGCAGACAGCTATCATGTCAGGGCTGTACCTACTTTTGTAGCCCTTAAAGATAACAAAGAGGTATGGAGGAGTTCCGGTGTATTACCGGAACATACTTTGATCGAAACATTATCCATGTTAAAATAGTCCTTTAGCTGCTGGATGACATTAGCACATCTTTAATTTAATCAGTATTCTGATGCAGCAATTTTTAACCTTAACTGACTGAGATGAACACATATCTGGAATTGATTGTTTTTTCATTAGCCATTGGCACAGGCGCCACTATTGTGATGGATATTTATGCAATTATTAACAAGCGCTTTTTTAATGTTCCGTCTTTGGATTATGGATTGTTGGGACGCTGGATCGGACATTTTAAAAAAGGTTTATTTTCCCATACCACGATTATTCAGGCCGGGAAGATTCCGCACGAACGTGCTATTGGATGGATGACACATTACCTTATCGGGATTACTTTTGCTTTTTTGCTCTTGCTGATCTGGGGAACTGGCTGGGCATATAAACCCACCTTTGGACCAGCCATTGCCATTGGGCTGTTGACAACCATCGCGCCATGGTTTATGATGCAGCCGGCATTCGGATTTGGTATCGCAGCATCCAAAACCCCTAATCCTAAACAGGCAAGATGGAGGAGCCTGAAAGCGCACACTATATATGGAGTAGGGTTGTACCTGGCAGCATGGGTGCTCAGTAGGATCATTTCATAGAAAAAGCTATCGGTATAGCTCCATTTATCAAAACAAAAAATGGCTATGTTTGCAGTACTTTAACCAAACAGTCATGAGAGTTATATCAGTAAGGGAAAACCCGGAATATAAGGATAAGACTATCGGATATCTGCAACGCAGTTGGCCGGAAGTATATCCTGTGATATACGAGGATAGTGTAACCCATAGTCTTACCAGCCGCAATCCATTGCCGCAATGGTATCTGCTGGAGCTGGACGGGATGATTATTGGTTGTGCCGGATTGATCACAAATGATTTTATCAGCCGGGTAGATCTGTATCCCTGGGTGTGTGCGATATATGTTGATGAACACCACAGAGGCAAAGGGTATGGCGCTTTGCTACTGGAAAAAGCGAAGGAAGATACTGCAAAAGCTGGTTTTACCCATTTATACCTCTCCACAGATCATGTGGGTTATTATGAAAAATATGGGTTCACGTATATTGGACAAGGTTATCATCCCTGGGAGGAAGAGTCCCGCATATATGAGATTCGTGTGAAGGGAGTTGAATAACTCCCTTTTTTATGCTATCCTTTTTCCCGCTTGCGGAAAAGTTTTTCCCGATTTGCTAAATCATTTGTTTTATTCTCCTGCATCTTTGCACTGATTTTAATATTCGGCAGCAATCGTAATTCCCCCAACAACTTATCTGTTGCAATGGGCGTTGCTGAAATTAACCTGATAGGTGCTGTAGCAAAAGGCAACCTGTATTTAAAGGAAAGTAATTGCCTGATTCCCCTGTGGGTGGAATTGGAAGGCAAACCTATTGCCATTAAATAAACTGGAGCATCTGGCAGCAGTTGTTTAACATATCATACAAGCAAAAACGAGATACAATTAATGGAAAAAAGAGTAATAGTCTGGCATGACAGTATCAACGCACCGGCAGAAAACGACCGCATCCGTAATGTTTTTGCTGTCACCAGGATCATTCCAGTGATGGTCCTGGTGTTGCTTTTGAGCAGTCTGGGTGTTATCGCGCAGGAGCAACAGGGAGGTACTATCCGAGGTAAGCTGGTAACAGCGGATGGCAAACCGGTAGAATTTGCAACGGTGGCCTTACTCCGCAATGCAGATTCGGCTGTTGTAAAGGGTACAATAAGTAATCCGGACGGGAGTTTCGTATTACAGGAGGTAGCACATGGTACTTATTATATCAACGCCAGCTTTATGGGGTACCAACCGCTGCGCACAGCTGTATTTATCTTGTCGGCTAAGAATAATGAGGTGCAGTTGGATACCCTCCGTTTGCTGTCGAACGAAAAGATGCTGGGTGCCGTAACGGTAACTGCACGGAAACCTTTGCTGGAACAACGAGCCGACCGTACCATCCTGAATATTGAAAACAGTATCCTTTCAGAAGGCAATACCGCGCTGGAATTGCTGCAGAAAGCACCTGGGGTAACAGTAGCTGAAAATGGCAGTATTTCCCTGAAAGGAAAACCTGGTGTGAATGTGATGCTGAACGGAAAGCTGACTTACCTGTCTCAACAGGAGCTGACCCATTTACTGAGGGGCACTACTTCCAATTCCGTATCAAAAATAGAGATTATTCCCAACCCACCTGCTAAGTATGATGCAGCAGGCACAGCAGGTATCATAAACATTGTACTGAAGAAAAGTGAAAAAAGCGGCCTGAACGGCAATGTTTATACCAATTATGCCCGTAGCAGGGCCAACCGTTATGGGGCGGGTATGAGCCTTAATTATGGAGGAGAAAAGGCCAATGTATATGGTAGTTATAACCATGCCTTCCGGGGTGAGGTAGAATACCTGGATTATATCCGCCGTTTTCGCAATGAGGGGCATACTGGCGCACCGGACAGGACTTCGTACTCTAAAACAGCTACGGATGAGCCATTGTATACCAATAACTTTAAAGCAGGGGCCGATTACCATGTAAACGCCAAAAATACGATTGGGGTGCTACTGAATGGCAATGTGGGTAAATACAATAATAATAGCGTCACCAATAACCGCCTGGTAAATACAGCAGAAAAACTGATTTATGATGCTGCCAGTAACAGCAATAGTGAACAGCGGTGGACCAATCTATCCTATAATCTGAACTACCTGCATAAGTTTGATAAACCAGGACAGGAAATTTCTTTTGACCTGGATCATACTTATAACGATTTTAAAGGAAAACAATACCTGGCCACCAGGTATAAGGATGAGGAAGGACAGGAGCCTTTACCATTTTCATCCCGCAAAGGCGATATCCCTTCGCTTACTAAAGTATATGTAGCCAAGGTAGATTATACGCAGCCTTTTTGGAGGGATGGAAAATTTGAAACAGGCTGGAAGAGTAGCTATGTAACCGTAAATAATGATCTCAAATACGATACCCTGCGAAATGAGCAATGGGTACCAGATGCCAATACTAGTAATCACTTTAAATATAAAGAGAGCATCCATGCGGGTTATCTGAATTTTAGCAAGGAAGTGGACGGGTGGAGTTTACAGGCAGGGGTGCGTGGAGAATATACCCGCACTACCGGCCATCAGGTTACGACAGACTCCCTGGTAAAGCGGGATTACCTGCAGATATTTCCTAGTCTGGCAGTATCGAAAACATTGCGTGGAGACCAGAAATTGCAGTTTTCGTACAGCCGAAGGGTAGAGCGCCCTGATTATGATGAGTTGAATCCATTTCGGGTGTTCCGCGATCCCTATCTGTATTATGAAGGGAATCCCTTCTTGCAGCCACAGTTGACAGATGCGGTTGAGCTCAGCCATGTGTTGCATGATAAATTAACTTCGAGTATCTATTACAGTAATACCAGCAAGGTAGTGAACTGGGTGATGGGGCAGGACAATACTACCAATACCAGTTACGAACAGCCACAGAATCTGAAGAGTATGGTGAATTATGGTGTAAGCCTGACCGCATCCATGCCGTTTACTAAATGGTGGTCTGCCAATTATTTCTTTAACCTGTTTCATACAGTATACAAAGGCAATGAACAGAACGAACATTTGTTTAACGAGATTACCGGATATAGCTTTAACCTGCAGAATGCCTTCCAGTTTGGTAAAGGATTTTCCGGAGAGCTAAGTGGCTATTATGAATCAAAGGGAATCTATGGGATGTTTGTAACGGAACCTATTTACGTAGTATCATTAGGTGCTCAGAAACAATTGTTCAACAAAAAGTACACCGCCAAGATCATGGTAAATGACCTTTTCCAGACAGATCAATGGAAGCAGCGTATGTTGTATGACAATATTGATATGAACGGGCATGTCCGGTTTGATAGCCGTAAGATCACCGTTTCTCTATCTTACCGTTTTGGCAGTAATAAAACTACGGTGCGGGAGCGCAAATCCGGCAGTGAGGATATCAATAGCCGGGTAAAAAGCGGGGGCTGATAATCAGATCAATCCGCTCTCAGGCTTTTCACCGGATTGGTGAGGGCTGTTTTAATAGCTTGTGTACTAACGGTGAGGACGGCCACTATCAGGGCTACCAGTCCGGCCAGCGCAAATATCCACCAGGAAAGTGCAGTACGGTAGGCAAAATCTTCCAGCCATTTATGCATAGCATACCAGGCCAGTGGCCCTGCAATCAGGAAGGCCAGCATTACCAGTTTCAGAAAATCTTTGGAGAGCAGTAGAACAATATTACCAACAGAAGCTCCGAGCACTTTTCTTACACTGATTTCTTTTTTACGTTGCTGAATGGTAAAAGACGCCAGTCCGAACAGCCCGAGGCAGGCCACAAAAATAGCCAGGGAAGCAAACAGCAGAAAGATGTGCCCCAGTTGTTTATCTGTCCGGTATTGTTTGTCAAAATAAGCATCCAGGAAGAAGTAGTCGTACGGATCGTCCGGGAAAAAACGGGTATATTCTTTGCCTATCGCTGCAATTGTTTTATCGGGGTGCAGCATATTCATCCGGATGGCGTAAAAGTTATTGTAAGAAGTGCCCAGGCGAAAGATAATGGGATTCACATTACTACGCAGGGATTCCTGGTGGTAATCTTTCAATATACCTACTATCGCCAGGGTATCTCCCTGGAAATTTATTTTCTGTTGTATAGCTGATTCGGGTGATGTAAATCCCAGTGCCTTACAGGCAGTTTCGTTCAGCAATGCGCCATCCCGGGCATCACTACCACCCGCTTCTGACAAGTTGCGTCCGGCCAGTAGTTTAATCTGGAAAGTCTTTAAGAAATCTTCATCTATAGTTACCTCATTCAGCCCTATACTGGCACGCGGATCCTGGCTAAGCCG encodes:
- a CDS encoding outer membrane beta-barrel family protein; the encoded protein is MEKRVIVWHDSINAPAENDRIRNVFAVTRIIPVMVLVLLLSSLGVIAQEQQGGTIRGKLVTADGKPVEFATVALLRNADSAVVKGTISNPDGSFVLQEVAHGTYYINASFMGYQPLRTAVFILSAKNNEVQLDTLRLLSNEKMLGAVTVTARKPLLEQRADRTILNIENSILSEGNTALELLQKAPGVTVAENGSISLKGKPGVNVMLNGKLTYLSQQELTHLLRGTTSNSVSKIEIIPNPPAKYDAAGTAGIINIVLKKSEKSGLNGNVYTNYARSRANRYGAGMSLNYGGEKANVYGSYNHAFRGEVEYLDYIRRFRNEGHTGAPDRTSYSKTATDEPLYTNNFKAGADYHVNAKNTIGVLLNGNVGKYNNNSVTNNRLVNTAEKLIYDAASNSNSEQRWTNLSYNLNYLHKFDKPGQEISFDLDHTYNDFKGKQYLATRYKDEEGQEPLPFSSRKGDIPSLTKVYVAKVDYTQPFWRDGKFETGWKSSYVTVNNDLKYDTLRNEQWVPDANTSNHFKYKESIHAGYLNFSKEVDGWSLQAGVRGEYTRTTGHQVTTDSLVKRDYLQIFPSLAVSKTLRGDQKLQFSYSRRVERPDYDELNPFRVFRDPYLYYEGNPFLQPQLTDAVELSHVLHDKLTSSIYYSNTSKVVNWVMGQDNTTNTSYEQPQNLKSMVNYGVSLTASMPFTKWWSANYFFNLFHTVYKGNEQNEHLFNEITGYSFNLQNAFQFGKGFSGELSGYYESKGIYGMFVTEPIYVVSLGAQKQLFNKKYTAKIMVNDLFQTDQWKQRMLYDNIDMNGHVRFDSRKITVSLSYRFGSNKTTVRERKSGSEDINSRVKSGG